AAAAGGACATGGTACGGCCGAACAATACTCTTTACCTTTAGGATCTATGACAAATCATGAAGCAGAATATCATGCATTGATTAAAGGAATGGAGATTTGTTTGAATCAAGGATATAAAGTCGCTTCTTTTAGAACTGATTCACAACTTGTGGATCGAGCATTTGAAAAACAATTTGTTAAGAATAACAATTTTGCTCCTCTTTTAGAAAAGGTAATGAAGCTTTCTAATCAATTTGATTTGTTCTTCTTAAAATGGATTCCTAGTAAAGAAAATAAAGTCGCCGACCAGTTAGCCAGAAGTGCTATTTTGAAACAATCTTAGTTTATACTGAAAGAAAGAAGTGAAATAAATGAAAAGAACGTTAGTAGCAGATGCAAGTCTGTTATTTGTAGCATTTATTTGGGGAGCAACCTTTGTGATTGTTCAAAATGCAATTGAATTTATACCACCTAATTTGTTTAATGGAATTCGCTTTTTAATTGCGGCAGCCCTACTATCATTATTTCTTTTTAAAATCCCTAAAGGTTGGTTATCTAAAGAATTGCTTAAATCAGGAGTATTTTTAGGAATATTTTTATTTATTGGATATAGTTTTCAAACTGTTGGTCTGATGTATACAACATCCTCAAAAGCCGGATTTATTACAGGTCTAAGCGTTATGGTAGTTCCTTTATTATCTGTATTTATCTTAAAGGAAAAACCAAACTTTGTTGTATTTATCGCTGCTGGTGTAGGAACAATAGGCTTGTACTTTCTTACTGTTGCAGGATTATCCCAAATGAATATAGGTGATGGTCTTGTATTGATTTGTGCTATTGGGTTTGCCCTTCATATTGTTTATACAGGAAAATTTTCAAACAAACATAAAGCACTACCCTTAACTATCATTCAGCTCTTAACTGTCTCTCTATTAAGCTTTATAAGCGCTGGTTTATTCGAGAGATCATCAATTGTATCAACCGCTTTATTAAATATGGACGTTTTGATTGCGTTAGCTGTTACATCGATACTGGCAACTGCTCTAGCCTTTTTACTCCAAACTAAGTTTCAACAAATTACCACAGCCGCAAGAGTAGCGCTGATTTTTGCTATGGAACCAGTATTCGCTGCTTTAACAGCCTTTCTTTTAATTAACGAACGTTTAACTACAAATGGTTTAATTGGCTGCTTCCTTATTTTTTTAGCCATGATTGTTTCAGAATTGCCTAATATGAAAATACTTAAAACATCGATTAATCAAGAAACTAGTCTTTAAGCCCTAAGCTTAAAGACTTTTTACATTAAATTTAATGTTTGTATATGATGAAAAGCCTGTTTACGATTCAGTATGTCTTCTGCCTTAAATTGTTCTAATAATGAAATATAAAAAGAACCATCAAATTCTTTTTGTATTTTTAGTGTAAGCTCAATGGCAATAATGACAATTTCATCTGATGTATCTGTATACTGCTGTCCAAACTCAATGAAACCATAAGCTTCCTCACCTAGGATAAATCCTTTACTAGCTAAAAAGGTAACATAATCTCTAACTGTACGAGCCATCCTGTATTATTCATCCTTATCGAAATATGTAGTACTTTGATCATATCAAAAAAACGTCGACAAATTCCATCTTTTTTCGTCATAAATTTCTTTGTGGATTTTTGGTCATAATACAAATGGAGGTGACCGAACATGAGCAGTGAAAAAAAAGGTAATAATCGCGGAAGAAAAGCGCCAAGTGTTAACCCACAAGGTCATGCTAAAGATGTTGAATTTTCAACCGAGCCAAAAAGTAAACTTGAAAATGCAGCTAAGAAAAAAAATACGAAATAAAAAAGAGGGTGACTCAAAAGGTTGTTAAATAACGACCTTTTGAGCACCCTTTCTTTATTTTTTGCATAGAAACCAAATAAGTAGGATTTTTTAATGAAAAAGGGGTATTCCTCCCCCTTATTGGCATCCAATTTCCTCTTTTACTTTATTTCTTTTTATTGCTTTCTGCATTTTTTTACAGTTATGCGCAACGCAAAGAAGCCCCCATTCAATTGTATTTTTTTGGAGGCCACGCATCGAAAAGCGTCTGAACTGCTGATTATGTTTTATTTGTCCAAATACACTTTCCACATCACATTTTCGTTGACTATATAATTTTCTTCCTTCTTCACTCTGAAGACGTTCACGAATCTCTTTTCGTTGTCTTTGATTTTCTAGAGATATTGTAATTGTTTTTTGTTCTTTTCCTTTGGCACAAGTTTTTTGGAAAGGGCAGCCGGCACATTCAAAACATGAATATTTTCTTTTAATTGAAACATATTCATTTTCAGAAGTTTTTGAGGTTTCATACTGGAAAACAAGGCTTTGCTTGTTTGCACATATAAACTCATCTAGTTCCTCATCGTACTCCATATTTTCTACACGTTCGATTTTCTTTTTCCAGTTTCTTTTTTGTTCTTGATCAAATGTATTATATTTTATGTACGCTGTTCGTCCTTCTCTTTCTAAAAAGTCATAGTTTTCCTCACTACCATAACCAGAATCGGCAACTATTTTTTCTGGTTTCACTCCGTGCTCCTCCAGGTGTTGAAGATGAGGGATCAAGCAGCCTGGATCACCTGCTCTTTGATGTAGAGAGAAACCTGTAATAAATTGACCTTCTGTTCCTGTTTGTACATTATATCCTGGTTTTAACTGCCCATTTCGCATATGATCTTCCTTCATTCTCATAAAGGTTGCATCATTATCTGTTTTCGAGAAACTGTTTCTTCCATTGAAAAGTTGATTTTGTTCTTCATATTTCATTTTTCGAGGAAGATAGTCTTTCTTTAATAATCGAACAGCTTTTTTTGCCTCTTTATTTTTAGGTTCTGTCTCTAAATGCTTTTCTAACTTTTTAATACTTTCTTCAATCTGTTCTGAAGTAATAGGAGTTTCTTTCAGCTTTTCTTCTAGCCCCATGGAAGGGGCCGTCTTTTCCTCATTTTCAAGGATGTGCTCAATTTGTAAAGCGAGTTGACGATATTTATCATCTAAACTTTTTTCATATTTCTCTGTCGCTTTCCGCCAAACAAAAGTATACTGATTTGCATTTGCTTCAATCTTAGTCCCATCTACAAAATAGTGCTCCAGCTTGACTAATCCTTTTTCACGTAGTAACTCTACAATTGAGAAGAAGACTTGATAGATAATGTCTTTCATTCGCTCTGATCGAAACCGATTGATCGTACGAAAATCAGGAGTTTGACTACCGCTTAACCACATAAAGTAGATATTTTCGGTTAGTAACTTTTCCATTTGTCTTCCTGAATAAACTTTTTGTGTATAAGCATATATGATGACTTTAAGTAACATTTTTGGGTGATAGGATGGGCGTCCACCACCTTTGTAGGGTTGAACCAACAAAGTATCGTCTAGCTTTTCTACAGCTTCGTGAACAATGATAGATAAATGATTTTGAGGGATGAGAATTTCAAGGTCTAATGGAAGAACTAACTGATTCATGTTATAATTAACGAAAGAGATATGATCATATTTCATAAAAAAATCGTTCCTTTCTTGTATAAGGTGGTGTGGTAACTTCATTATACAAAATTGGACGATTTTTTTGTTTTAATTTTGTCTTTTAAAAAGCTGTTTTCGTAGATTGATGCAGATAAATATTATTTTAAATGGATAGTGGAATGGAGCGGAAGACACTTGACTCCTGCGGGAGGTAGAGGAAAGGCTGAGACCCCGCAGGCGAAGGCGAGGAGGCTCAGCTTCCTCCCCGCGGAAAGCAAGTGTCTGGAGCGCAATGTAACGAACCAGTTTTTATATTTAACTTTATTAAAAACACTTTTAAAAAAAGGCTAACCCAAAGGTCTAAAATCTAGACTTTTGGGTCAGCCCCTAAAATTTTAATATTATATAGCCTCTTTCACGTCAGTTACATTCTTTAGTAACTTTTGAATTCCTTTTAGTTCTAAATCCTTAATAATAGAAAATGCCTTTTCTTCGTCAATTTGAAAAATAGCATCTTCAAGTAAACATTCAAGAGGTGCTTGACAATTAATTTCGGCCAATTTTCTTGATAAAAGTAACATATCCAAATCATTTTCTATTTTTGTTTTTTGACCTTTGGTTAACTCTGAAACATTTTGCAACAGCACATCAATTGATCGATATTGAGTAATTAATTTAAATGCTGTTTTTTCCCCTATTCCTTTTACACCAGGATAATTATCACTTGGATCGCCCATTAACGCTTTAACATCAATTAACATACGAGGTTCGATTTGAAACTCTTCTATATATGAATCTTTTGTATAATGTTTGTAATTACCGATTCCTTTTTGAAGAATCAATACATCAACAGTATCATTTAAAAGCTGGAGGATATCTTTGTCACCAGTTATAATTGATACTTTCATATCAGCTTCATATGTTTTTGCAAGCGTTCCAATGCAATCATCAGCTTCATAACCTTCTATTCCCACGTTTGGAATATTTAATGCCGCTACAACTTCTTTTGCAAGGTCAAATTGTGGCTGGAGCTCTACTGGTGCCTCAGGTCTATTTGCTTTATAATCTGAAAAAATGTCATTTCTATAGGTTTTACTCCCCATATCAAGCAGCAGATAACATGTGTTGGTTTTGTATATTCTATAACAGAAATCAAATGCTTTAATAATCCTGAAATTGCATTTGTTGGTGTTCCTTTACTATTTATCATAAATTGCCCATATACAGATGTCGCAAAAAAAGAACGAAATAAAAGCGCCATGCCATCGACAATTAATAAATGTTGTTTGTTGTTTTTCATTGAAATCTCCTTTCAAACATAAAAAATAGATCGCTAGTTCCATTTGATTCATAGGTAAGTATAACATATATCTTTGAAGTAGGAGTTGGTACTTAGAGTTAATTTTGAGTGAGGTCATTGTAGGAGAAATTCACACCACAAAGAAGCCAGCATGAAACTAAAAGTTCCAAGCTGGCTTCTAGGCTAATCTTCTTTATTATCTCTGCTAAGTTTTAATGCTTCATGTTGAGCATATGATTCAAACTCAGTGTTAAAATCATTTTTCTTCTTTTTATTATTGTTGCGTTGTGCATTCGCATTTCCTAGTTTTGTTCGTCCCATTTCATTCACACCTTTCACTTTAATCAATCGAGATTAGTTTTCCACTTGAAAGGCATTTCAATCGGGTTTGTTCAAAATGGTGGTTGGAAATGCTAGGAAGAACCTTTATTTACCATATTTCTTCGCAACAAATTCTTCAACCATTTTCTTAGTCACAAGCTTCCGTGTTGGGACGATTCCCTTTGAAGCAAGCTCATTCATTTCTTTTGTTACAGTATTAATTTGCTCTACCTCAAAAGGCTTTGCATTCACACATAAGAAGATCGCTTCCTCAATAAGAGCTTCCCTTTTTTCTTCAAGCTTTAAATATGCTTGAATATGGTGATGTTGATTTTTACTATGTTGTGATATTGCTTCATGTACATTACTCAATGTTCTCACCTCGTTTTTCCATTAACCTCTTAACATGCTCCTTAGGGGTCCAGCAATTAAACGAATAAGTTGGCTTTGTCTCATATTTTAAACGAGTGCAGGTATAAAGCATAGAGTTGTTTTTTCGTAATGCCTCAAAATGAATACATGTAGCACAAACTTGATACGTTTTATAATCCATGCTCCTTCCCCCTACATGTTTTTGTTCATATCCATAGATTGTATCATAATTTTCCCAAGAAGAATTATATTTAAGCTAAAAGTCCAATAACTTGACTAAGATTGGATTGCTTTTGCTTTAAATAGCCTGTATCTTCAAATTGAATGTCAAGGAGAGCCTCAAAGCTTTCTTCTGTTTGAACCGTAATTTGCTGAATTAAACTTGATTGCATCTTCATTACTGTATTTTGATAATAGTCCGAAAATTGATGATTATAATTATCTAATACCATTGTGACAGGCTCATTAAATCTTTCTGTTAAATCCTCACCCATTATTTTCTTTTCATTTTTCTCAAAAAATGATTTTGTATTTTTAAATAATTTTAAGGAAGGCTTTAGCTTCGCTATCATATCACTAGAAAACTCAACTGATATATCAGGTGTTGAAATTTCTTCGAACTCAACACTAGCCAACGTAATGGATTGAGATTGTTTCTTAATGAGCTGAGATATTCTTATATATTCATCATCAAAAGTCTTCTTTATTACATTTTCAATTCGTAACGAAGTTGCTTGTAATTCTTGGACTAACTCAAACTCAACTGTTCTAACTAAATCGTTTAAGCAAATTTGTAAAGCGTGCTGTGTATCACTCGTTTGATGAAAAACACTTGGATGAAAGCTTTCTTTAAAAAATTCATTAAAACGGAAGAATAATCTTTGCTTTAAATAAAAGATTAGCTCCTCAATTTCCTGTGTGACAGTTTTTATTAGATGCTGATTTGTTACTTTTGTTAATTCTTCTTTTACTTTTTGCTTTTCATTCAGTAGACTTTTTCGTATTTGTTCTTTTTCAATTCCGCTCTTTTCAGCAGCATCGATTAACGATTCTATTCGTTCCTTCGAACGTCTTAAATCTTCCCTAATTGAAATGATTGTAGTGTTTGTAAGCTCTTCTTTAATAAAAGTATCAAATTGCTGTTTAAAAGTGGAATAGTCTTTTTCATTACTAAGGTTCTCAGAAAGAATATTTAAACTTGAAACTCCATAAAGACGAACATTTCGTATTTCATGCTTTAAGAATTGATCTTGAATATACGCTTTAACTAATTCAACTTCTTCTTCATCTTTCGCTAAATCAACTGCATTTATAATGAAGAACATTTTGTCTAATGTAAAAGAATCCTTTACCCTGCCTAGTTGCCTTAAAAATTCACGATCTCCTTTTGAAAAAGGATGGTTATAATATGTCACATAAAGAATGGCGTCTGCCTTTTTAATATACTGAAAGGCAACATCTGTATGACGTTTATGCAGAGAATCAGCACCAGGAGTATCAACTAATGTAATACCTGCTCTTGTGATTGGACAATCAAAGTAAACAATTACCTCCTCAACCAAACACGCTTTATTTTCATTCGCAACAAAATCTTTAAAGGTTTCTTTTGAAGAAGTAATTAGCAAACCTGATGTTGTTAAATTTTGATAATCAGGAAGAGCCGTTTTATATTTAGTTAACTGATCTTTTTCATGTTGATCTTTTCCTTGAAGATTTAGCACACTGTTTACAAATACATCAAATGTAGAAGTGTTCTTCTCACTTAAGGAAGGAATACTTTCTATTACTTCCTTTTGTAATGCTTCTTTAGACTTTAGTTTTACTTCCACTAAACCATGTTGCTTTTCATTTGTAACTGGTGCAATTTTATTTATTGTTGCAGTAGTTGGATTAGGAGAGGAAGGTAAAAGCCTCTCGCCAATTAATGCATTTGCAAAAGAAGATTTACCTGCACTAAAAGCCCCAAACAACGCAACTGTGAATGATCTGTTTTTATAGCTCTTAATTTTTCCTTCTAAGGAGTCAGTAAATTGCTTGAAGCCTCGAATATTTTCGAGTGCTTTTAACATATTCTCTGCCTGTTGAATAAATTCATCTCGATTCCCTAAAGACTGCTCTGCCTTTTGGACTTCTAAAACTGTCTCACTATCCTGAACTATACCATCAACAACTTCCTCAAGCTCAAGAGTTCTTACACTTTTCTTATAAAATTGGTTTTCTTCCAACCATTTTTGATCATCTAATGATTCAACAAGTTTTCCATGTCTAATCTTCAAGATATTTTCTTCATAGTTTGCCAGATTCTCAAATCTACATACTAAATCTTCAACTTTAGCCATCTCTGCTTTACAGTTAGTTAAATCCTTATAGACTGTGTCTAACTCACTTTGTCGACTATCTCTTACATAATCAATAATTTTCTGAAACAAGCTCATGACTTGTTGTTTACTATGTTTTTTTATTAATTCACTAACATCAGATGAATAAGTTAATACGTATTGGTTATTGTAAGAAGCCCCTGCTTTCATTGCATCCGTTATTATTTGCTCTGTTACTTTAACTGCAAATGATTGTACTTGTTGAATGACCTCTGGATCATGGATTTCATAAGTTTTTAGATAGTCTTTTAGTAATGACTGAAAATGCCAAGATATTTGAGTTTCGATGTTTTGTTTTAAACTTTCATACAACTCATTCTTTCTTCGTTCACGTTCTTGATCTGTTTTGGATTTTGAGAATAAAAACCCTACCTTAAATGCAGGGTCAACCGACTCTATATAGGCCGCTGCTTTCTCTCTTGTTTCATAAGGTATTAAATTTGCACTTTTTAAAATAGCTGACACTTTATCATTTGTTTCAACAGTTAAATTTTCAATTATTTTTTCTTCTTCATTTACTTTTTTCTCGATCAATTGTTTTTGCTCTTGTAGTGTGTTTAAACGATCACGAACTTCCTTTTCATCTACATCGGTTAAATTTAATTGCTCTTCATACTTCTCTATATGTTCTTTTATGACTTGTGTAACAGAATCATGAACATTTTGATCTATATAGCGCTTTTTATCCTCAACAATAACCTTAATAAGATCTTTTACTTGATCCAGTTGATTCGCTGGATGTTGGTCATCTTTTAATGTTGTAAAAAAGACATCTTGCGGATGTAATCCAACTTCAGCAAATGATTCTTCAATATGCTTTTTAAAATGGTTAAATTCAATTTCCTTTTCAACATGCTTATCAATTTGGTTTACAATAAGGAAAATCAATTTATTTCGATCTTTCATTTCTTTTATGAATGAAAGATTTTCCTCAGATTGAACATGGTTATAGTCTGTAACATAAAAAATGGTGTCGGCAATATGAAGCATGGACTCAGTTGATAACTTATGTGCTGCATCTGTAGAATCGATTCCAGGCGAATCCATAATCACAACATCTTCTTCAAGGTTTTGGTAAGGCTTTTTTATGGATATTCTTTCAATTTCGTCACCTTGCTTACAATATTCTTTCACTTGCTCAATTGAATAATCTCCCGCTAATTCAATACTTTCTTTTGCAGACGAATAAAGAGTGACTTGCTCTTGACCTTTTTCTAATAGTACTAAGTTAGCACTTGTTGGAATAGGGCTTGTTGGGAGTATTTGTTCATCTAAAAGCTTATTAATCATAGATGACTTACCAGCGGAAAAATGGCCAGCAAAGGCCACATATAGTTTCTGATGATAAAGCTTGTTAGCAAGCTCAACTAACTTATGAGCATTTTCAGTATCATGCTTTTTTATTTCATTATGAAGATTTATAACGATTTGCATTAAGTCTTTCGATTTTACAGCCGTTGTCATGATAATCCCCTTTGTCTCTATACATTTAATACCTTATATTTTACAGAATTTTATTATATTTTTCTATGCAAACTCATTTGTGTTTCTATACAAATTAATATCTTGGCTTTTCTAGATACATTAACAAAAAAATAAAGCCCACATTTCTGTGAGCTTTAAGCTTTTTGAGCATCTATATTCTTTAGTATGTAACCAATCAATACACTATAAGTAACAACGGTACAACCGACAAATAACATAGTCATATTCGCAGCAGACCTCCATATTTTGAGAATGATTTTCAATATAGATTCATTCTATCATCAATGATAATCATTTTCAATATCTCTCCCGAAATTTTTCGAAAAATCTGCTGATTATCTTTTATTAGGTAAAAACCTTGATTTTACTGTAAATACTTCTTGATAATTTGTATATGTTTGAAGCGCTTTTTCTTCAGCAGGTATTCTAATTGTCATCATGACTATATTTAGCATGGTAAATACTAATGATGTGACATATGCATCGAACAACAGAGGGATAATTAGGATTTCTACCGCAACTACAACATAATTTGGGTGTTTGATAAATTGATATGGTCCTTTTGAAACGACAATATCATTTGGAACGATAATGATCTTTGTATTCCAATAATGTCCGAGAGAAATTACAGACCAGTATCTCATTAATTGTGTTATAAGTAATATAGGTACTAACACAAACCAAAGCTCAGTTAAATCTTTATGAAATATAATTACCTCTAATAAAAGCGAGATAAGAAACAGGACGTGTAGGGATACAATAAATGGGTAATGTTTATTACCATGTTCCTCTCCTCCCCTATTTATCATCCACTTTTCATTCTTTTTCGCAATAAATAGCTCAGTAAGTCGCTGAACAATCAATAATGAAAATAAAAGATAAAACAACATTTATTTACCCTCCCACTTAACGAGTAGCATTTCAGAACTAAATCCTGGACCAAGTGCTCCAATTAAGCCATGTTCACCCGGTTTACCAACTTCACGTTTTAAATATTCTTCTAAAACATACATAACCGTTACTGATGACATATTTCCGTGTTTGATCAAGATTTCTTTTGAAATATGCAAATGATGTTCATTAAAACCTAGACCATCCATATACGCATCCAGCACCTTTTTACCACCAGGATGTGCAATAAAATGATTAATATCTTTTACTTCAAGGTCGTATTCCTTTAAGAAATCTATTACTTGCGGTTTCAACCATTTTTTAATAATAGAGGGAATGTCACGAGAAAAAACAACATATAAACCATTATTTTTAATATTCCATCCCATTACGTCTTCAGAATCTTTCATAAATGTCGATCTTGTCCCCAACAATTTTGGCAGTGAAGCCAATTTTGATCGTTTCTTCCAGTTCACATGACTTCCTGCGATACATGTACAGGCAACACCATCTGCAAACAATGACGTTCCAATCAAGTTGCTTTTCGTCTTATCGTCATGCTGAAAAGTAAGGCTACAAAGCTCAACAGAGATAACAAGAACCATTGCTTCAGGAAACGCCAGACAATATTCATATGCTCTGGACAATCCTGCTGCACCCCCAGCACACCCTAATCCCCAGATAGGGATTCGCTTAGTCGTTTCTTTAAAGGGTAAGCAATTCATAATTTTAGCATCAATACTAGGTGTGGAAATTCCTGTTGTACTAATAAAGAAAATCGCATCTATTTCTTTATAGTGAATGTCCTGCTGTAACAAGGTATGATTAGTTAAGCAATTTTTTACTGCCTCAACACCATATGTTACGGCTCTATCAATGTACAGTTCATTCTTTTCTTCAAATGTATGTGTTTGCTTATACCATTCAAGCGGTTCTGCAAATTGTCTTCTTTCTATTTCACCGTTTTTAAATACGGGTAGAAGTCGTTCTAGATCTTTAAAAGAGTCATGAAATATTTCTTTAGCAAACTCCACAGTTGTTTCCTGACTCATTTCATATTGTGGAATTGCCTTTCCAACAGATAACGCATAGACCATATTGGTTTTCACCTCATTTTCAATAAGGTTACTATCACCAACTTTGTCTAAAATTATCCATTTATATAAGTTTTTATGTAAAGTTACACAATTGCAAATTACCTTAACATATAAAAAAAGCCTTTCCCAATCAAAAGGGGAAAAGCTAACGTTTTAAAGGAGTTGTTGTTGTGCATCTTTATTATATATCATTTTTAGCTGTCACTCATTGAGAATTGTTGGAAATTACTTAAAGAAATATGCCATAAAAATCTCGTCATCATATTTTCCGTTAATTTTGACTTGATCCTTTTGTATACCTTCTTGTACAAATCCAAATCTTTCGTAAAGTTTATGAGCAAATCCATTTGACGCAAAAACAGTCAAACATAGTTTATGTAATTTATGGGTCTTACACCATTCAATCGTATATTTTAAAAGTTCTGTACCAATTCCCTTTCCTTGCGCTGCCTCAACTAACCATGTACGAAAGAGTCCAGTGTGTCTTTTCATTTCCAACTCTCCCCTAATAACTCGTGCAATACCTACTATTTGATGATTTATTTCTACTGAGACATACATATTATCTTGGTGAGCCATATGCTCTATAAATTTGATTTCATCCTGTATAGATCTAGCAGCTTCCTTTTGGATATAGGAACCAGAATTAATAATCTGTTCCACTGCACTAACGATTAATTCAGCATCTCTCTTTTCTACAGGTCGAAGGATAACTGTCTCGCCTGTTTTTGAGGTAAACTCTTTTATAACTGCTTTCTTATCCACGATAATGCCACCTT
This genomic stretch from Metabacillus sp. B2-18 harbors:
- the sspL gene encoding small, acid-soluble spore protein L, giving the protein MSSEKKGNNRGRKAPSVNPQGHAKDVEFSTEPKSKLENAAKKKNTK
- a CDS encoding dynamin family protein, encoding MTTAVKSKDLMQIVINLHNEIKKHDTENAHKLVELANKLYHQKLYVAFAGHFSAGKSSMINKLLDEQILPTSPIPTSANLVLLEKGQEQVTLYSSAKESIELAGDYSIEQVKEYCKQGDEIERISIKKPYQNLEEDVVIMDSPGIDSTDAAHKLSTESMLHIADTIFYVTDYNHVQSEENLSFIKEMKDRNKLIFLIVNQIDKHVEKEIEFNHFKKHIEESFAEVGLHPQDVFFTTLKDDQHPANQLDQVKDLIKVIVEDKKRYIDQNVHDSVTQVIKEHIEKYEEQLNLTDVDEKEVRDRLNTLQEQKQLIEKKVNEEEKIIENLTVETNDKVSAILKSANLIPYETREKAAAYIESVDPAFKVGFLFSKSKTDQERERRKNELYESLKQNIETQISWHFQSLLKDYLKTYEIHDPEVIQQVQSFAVKVTEQIITDAMKAGASYNNQYVLTYSSDVSELIKKHSKQQVMSLFQKIIDYVRDSRQSELDTVYKDLTNCKAEMAKVEDLVCRFENLANYEENILKIRHGKLVESLDDQKWLEENQFYKKSVRTLELEEVVDGIVQDSETVLEVQKAEQSLGNRDEFIQQAENMLKALENIRGFKQFTDSLEGKIKSYKNRSFTVALFGAFSAGKSSFANALIGERLLPSSPNPTTATINKIAPVTNEKQHGLVEVKLKSKEALQKEVIESIPSLSEKNTSTFDVFVNSVLNLQGKDQHEKDQLTKYKTALPDYQNLTTSGLLITSSKETFKDFVANENKACLVEEVIVYFDCPITRAGITLVDTPGADSLHKRHTDVAFQYIKKADAILYVTYYNHPFSKGDREFLRQLGRVKDSFTLDKMFFIINAVDLAKDEEEVELVKAYIQDQFLKHEIRNVRLYGVSSLNILSENLSNEKDYSTFKQQFDTFIKEELTNTTIISIREDLRRSKERIESLIDAAEKSGIEKEQIRKSLLNEKQKVKEELTKVTNQHLIKTVTQEIEELIFYLKQRLFFRFNEFFKESFHPSVFHQTSDTQHALQICLNDLVRTVEFELVQELQATSLRIENVIKKTFDDEYIRISQLIKKQSQSITLASVEFEEISTPDISVEFSSDMIAKLKPSLKLFKNTKSFFEKNEKKIMGEDLTERFNEPVTMVLDNYNHQFSDYYQNTVMKMQSSLIQQITVQTEESFEALLDIQFEDTGYLKQKQSNLSQVIGLLA
- a CDS encoding DUF2533 family protein; protein product: MSNVHEAISQHSKNQHHHIQAYLKLEEKREALIEEAIFLCVNAKPFEVEQINTVTKEMNELASKGIVPTRKLVTKKMVEEFVAKKYGK
- a CDS encoding IS1182 family transposase, which codes for MKYDHISFVNYNMNQLVLPLDLEILIPQNHLSIIVHEAVEKLDDTLLVQPYKGGGRPSYHPKMLLKVIIYAYTQKVYSGRQMEKLLTENIYFMWLSGSQTPDFRTINRFRSERMKDIIYQVFFSIVELLREKGLVKLEHYFVDGTKIEANANQYTFVWRKATEKYEKSLDDKYRQLALQIEHILENEEKTAPSMGLEEKLKETPITSEQIEESIKKLEKHLETEPKNKEAKKAVRLLKKDYLPRKMKYEEQNQLFNGRNSFSKTDNDATFMRMKEDHMRNGQLKPGYNVQTGTEGQFITGFSLHQRAGDPGCLIPHLQHLEEHGVKPEKIVADSGYGSEENYDFLEREGRTAYIKYNTFDQEQKRNWKKKIERVENMEYDEELDEFICANKQSLVFQYETSKTSENEYVSIKRKYSCFECAGCPFQKTCAKGKEQKTITISLENQRQRKEIRERLQSEEGRKLYSQRKCDVESVFGQIKHNQQFRRFSMRGLQKNTIEWGLLCVAHNCKKMQKAIKRNKVKEEIGCQ
- a CDS encoding isoprenylcysteine carboxyl methyltransferase family protein, coding for MLFYLLFSLLIVQRLTELFIAKKNEKWMINRGGEEHGNKHYPFIVSLHVLFLISLLLEVIIFHKDLTELWFVLVPILLITQLMRYWSVISLGHYWNTKIIIVPNDIVVSKGPYQFIKHPNYVVVAVEILIIPLLFDAYVTSLVFTMLNIVMMTIRIPAEEKALQTYTNYQEVFTVKSRFLPNKR
- a CDS encoding GNAT family N-acetyltransferase, with the protein product MDKKAVIKEFTSKTGETVILRPVEKRDAELIVSAVEQIINSGSYIQKEAARSIQDEIKFIEHMAHQDNMYVSVEINHQIVGIARVIRGELEMKRHTGLFRTWLVEAAQGKGIGTELLKYTIEWCKTHKLHKLCLTVFASNGFAHKLYERFGFVQEGIQKDQVKINGKYDDEIFMAYFFK
- a CDS encoding DMT family transporter yields the protein MKRTLVADASLLFVAFIWGATFVIVQNAIEFIPPNLFNGIRFLIAAALLSLFLFKIPKGWLSKELLKSGVFLGIFLFIGYSFQTVGLMYTTSSKAGFITGLSVMVVPLLSVFILKEKPNFVVFIAAGVGTIGLYFLTVAGLSQMNIGDGLVLICAIGFALHIVYTGKFSNKHKALPLTIIQLLTVSLLSFISAGLFERSSIVSTALLNMDVLIALAVTSILATALAFLLQTKFQQITTAARVALIFAMEPVFAALTAFLLINERLTTNGLIGCFLIFLAMIVSELPNMKILKTSINQETSL
- a CDS encoding DUF6123 family protein, with product MARTVRDYVTFLASKGFILGEEAYGFIEFGQQYTDTSDEIVIIAIELTLKIQKEFDGSFYISLLEQFKAEDILNRKQAFHHIQTLNLM
- a CDS encoding reverse transcriptase-like protein, encoding MIEVYVDGASAGDPGLSGAGIFIKGHGTAEQYSLPLGSMTNHEAEYHALIKGMEICLNQGYKVASFRTDSQLVDRAFEKQFVKNNNFAPLLEKVMKLSNQFDLFFLKWIPSKENKVADQLARSAILKQS
- a CDS encoding type III polyketide synthase, whose product is MVYALSVGKAIPQYEMSQETTVEFAKEIFHDSFKDLERLLPVFKNGEIERRQFAEPLEWYKQTHTFEEKNELYIDRAVTYGVEAVKNCLTNHTLLQQDIHYKEIDAIFFISTTGISTPSIDAKIMNCLPFKETTKRIPIWGLGCAGGAAGLSRAYEYCLAFPEAMVLVISVELCSLTFQHDDKTKSNLIGTSLFADGVACTCIAGSHVNWKKRSKLASLPKLLGTRSTFMKDSEDVMGWNIKNNGLYVVFSRDIPSIIKKWLKPQVIDFLKEYDLEVKDINHFIAHPGGKKVLDAYMDGLGFNEHHLHISKEILIKHGNMSSVTVMYVLEEYLKREVGKPGEHGLIGALGPGFSSEMLLVKWEGK